The Lacipirellulaceae bacterium genome includes a region encoding these proteins:
- a CDS encoding response regulator, producing MHSPPTVEHLLLVEDDAIDAQAVQRELESDSGERFEITHVEDLQKALELTHERNYDIVLLDLHLPDSEGNSTLKRFVEETEDLPIVVLTGINDDEIGKQLIAAGAQDYLPKSRLGDGLLGPAIRHAMERSQLLTRVRESQEAQMQADTEAQLRIANDLHDGVNQTLTAAGVTAQSLQRQLAEQSNVLTPKAKELCETLVALQGQVNAAIAGLAPPELEQLGLTGALVQLTQQWKSAQGLECRFEGPARLRIPAGHLSLQLYRISQEALHNAVRHSGAKRILLSLKEGPRRVLLRIDDDGCGFDPKTTLNSRSHLGLRSMAHRAMSIGGKLLINSQPGRGTSIQCLIPTDRLDRYDSSRGCA from the coding sequence ATGCACTCCCCACCAACCGTCGAGCACTTGTTGCTCGTCGAAGATGACGCAATCGATGCGCAGGCTGTCCAACGTGAGTTAGAAAGTGACTCTGGTGAACGATTCGAAATCACTCATGTCGAGGACCTACAAAAGGCTCTCGAACTGACTCATGAGCGCAACTACGACATCGTCTTACTAGATCTCCATCTACCTGACAGCGAGGGAAATTCAACGCTCAAACGTTTCGTAGAAGAAACCGAAGATTTACCCATCGTCGTGCTAACAGGCATTAATGATGACGAGATCGGAAAACAATTGATCGCAGCAGGTGCCCAGGATTACCTCCCTAAGTCACGGTTAGGCGATGGCCTGTTAGGTCCTGCAATCCGCCATGCGATGGAACGTTCCCAATTGCTCACTCGGGTTCGAGAGAGCCAGGAAGCTCAGATGCAGGCCGATACCGAAGCACAGCTTCGCATCGCCAATGATCTGCACGATGGGGTCAACCAAACGCTCACTGCCGCAGGGGTGACGGCCCAGAGTTTGCAGCGTCAGCTGGCAGAACAATCGAACGTACTTACTCCAAAGGCGAAAGAGCTTTGTGAAACCCTAGTTGCCCTACAGGGCCAAGTAAATGCGGCTATTGCTGGCCTGGCACCTCCAGAACTCGAACAACTAGGATTGACCGGTGCCTTGGTACAACTCACCCAACAGTGGAAGAGTGCCCAAGGACTGGAATGCCGCTTCGAAGGCCCCGCTAGACTGAGAATCCCAGCAGGACATCTCAGTTTACAGCTCTATCGCATCAGCCAAGAAGCGCTGCACAACGCGGTACGTCATTCGGGGGCCAAACGAATCTTGCTCTCACTAAAGGAGGGTCCACGCCGTGTCTTGCTAAGGATCGACGACGATGGGTGCGGATTTGATCCGAAGACCACATTGAATTCTCGATCTCACTTAGGATTGCGCTCAATGGCTCACCGTGCCATGTCCATTGGTGGCAAGCTCCTCATTAACTCCCAGCCCGGCAGGGGGACCTCGATCCAGTGTCTTATTCCAACGGATCGTTTAGACCGATATGATTCCTCACGGGGTTGTGCTTAA
- a CDS encoding response regulator transcription factor, whose protein sequence is MSAACRILIVEDHQLLLTGLKSLLAEEAHLKVIGEAHSVADAIGFVEQTVPELAIIDLSLVDSRGIEFVHYLAEHHPSVRILVFSQRPAWVMGERVLAVGAHGYLRKSPQDMQIVEAINALMRGETYISEGQPGPNAKSKEYLPAIKSLSNQEFLVFELTGQGLRNAEIAKEIGGSPNSVRSVLDRIKNKLDLSTAEELKRVALAWQFDTLL, encoded by the coding sequence ATGTCTGCGGCGTGTCGTATCCTGATCGTTGAAGACCATCAGCTTCTCTTGACCGGCCTCAAATCACTGCTGGCCGAAGAAGCGCATCTCAAGGTTATTGGCGAAGCACATTCGGTTGCTGATGCCATTGGTTTTGTCGAGCAAACTGTACCTGAATTGGCGATCATCGATCTCTCTTTGGTCGACTCTCGCGGTATTGAGTTCGTTCATTATTTGGCGGAACATCATCCGAGCGTGAGGATTCTTGTCTTTTCGCAGCGGCCTGCCTGGGTCATGGGTGAGAGAGTCCTTGCCGTTGGTGCTCACGGTTATTTGCGTAAGTCACCACAGGACATGCAGATCGTTGAAGCGATCAATGCGCTAATGCGAGGTGAAACCTATATCAGCGAAGGGCAGCCGGGACCGAATGCGAAATCGAAAGAGTATCTTCCCGCCATCAAGTCCCTCTCCAATCAAGAGTTTCTCGTCTTTGAGCTCACAGGCCAGGGACTCCGTAATGCAGAGATTGCCAAGGAGATCGGTGGCAGCCCCAATTCGGTACGATCGGTTCTTGACCGCATCAAGAATAAGCTCGATCTCAGCACCGCCGAGGAGCTGAAACGCGTGGCCTTGGCATGGCAGTTCGATACGTTGCTGTAA
- a CDS encoding ATP-binding protein translates to MNAANCAISVYEKGLEEGSSITDLLRVATKSLGACGCVLWARQPASTAHGPSHLFVLTAWFPFDTPFAMYDLSVSDSASGQALVTNEVVIEVDVRQSGGETPALRFFDKHGIRSMLAAPITLSEGVEGTLNFYKSEREALFDESLDPRKAMATATALSKVYQALRSRESSSLLSKIEAIIQQHDYHPSDPDKSAVSKNLLHSCATAIANSFRSLEVSVFLENPLQSSGTYNLHATTWQDWCEKTQTYSADSRSGLTGWVLSNRESIRLFDLSNFERDKERIRQQYENLEWHRSMQFLNAVRKKLNLQKSENLPPVSFMASPIVAGNRLLGAIRVCAAKSGPYYFSEADSELLLTAAGLIGHYWHERLSRRIIERDSVLFQGIVDHVGELNKVVKKNVAKAVVSHSRYSLFNLALEKLNPPLQNASGYAVRSLKTPVPVKRRESETTSAIANNDATLVLMKGDAFAQSIVPSKAASSKSVDCRIYNATKLASPNCRPLSLDRDSRINIYKEIGEEIEGMSSPVLAGDTLQAVFDVFIADDTQSHQHASTISELIGEQLGLYLELDEQIDRFRTAQSALRKSLSESRKLERQRRRALEDLAHQLKNPLEQAKRKSEFIVDTSSSPSTSSLEMRGLCRRAWRVANGMRFLAELQDRKSITTTKQSPDPDVVYRLICTLLEDAELLSESYMNISYRVDPGGFNYEVFGGVEMDMALLEQALINVIDNAYKYSFQDTTIKVRASRTRSSRLALSISSTGLSLSGQEIALCKQREWRSEDAENVTSEGSGIGLWVVDEIMVAHGGHLEIVPTDSSHRTDVKLIF, encoded by the coding sequence ATGAACGCAGCTAATTGTGCGATATCCGTTTACGAAAAGGGCTTGGAAGAAGGCTCATCAATTACCGACCTTCTAAGAGTTGCTACAAAGTCCTTAGGAGCATGCGGGTGTGTTCTTTGGGCTCGCCAGCCCGCTAGCACTGCTCATGGACCATCCCACCTGTTTGTTCTCACTGCGTGGTTTCCGTTTGACACGCCATTTGCGATGTACGACCTGTCGGTTAGCGATTCCGCGAGCGGGCAAGCACTAGTGACCAACGAAGTGGTTATCGAGGTCGATGTTCGCCAAAGTGGCGGCGAAACTCCAGCGCTTAGATTCTTTGATAAACATGGAATCAGAAGCATGCTGGCTGCTCCAATAACATTGTCGGAAGGTGTAGAAGGAACGCTAAATTTTTACAAATCGGAACGCGAAGCTCTGTTCGACGAATCTCTTGACCCAAGAAAAGCAATGGCCACGGCTACGGCACTTTCCAAAGTTTACCAAGCGCTTCGCTCACGAGAAAGTTCATCGTTACTGAGTAAGATCGAGGCCATAATTCAACAGCACGACTATCACCCTTCGGATCCGGATAAGAGCGCTGTCTCGAAGAATCTACTACACTCTTGCGCTACTGCTATTGCAAACTCCTTCCGCAGCCTGGAGGTGTCCGTATTCCTAGAGAATCCTTTACAGAGTTCAGGCACTTACAACCTACATGCTACTACTTGGCAAGATTGGTGTGAAAAAACTCAAACCTATTCTGCGGACAGCCGCTCAGGGCTTACTGGCTGGGTCTTAAGCAATAGAGAGTCCATTCGTTTGTTCGATCTGTCGAACTTTGAAAGAGACAAGGAACGAATACGGCAGCAGTATGAAAACCTCGAATGGCATCGATCCATGCAGTTTCTGAATGCCGTGCGTAAAAAGCTCAACCTTCAAAAAAGCGAAAACCTACCACCAGTTAGCTTTATGGCCTCCCCTATTGTGGCTGGAAACCGCTTACTAGGGGCAATCAGGGTGTGCGCCGCGAAGTCAGGCCCCTACTACTTCTCCGAGGCTGATAGTGAGCTGCTATTAACTGCGGCAGGGCTGATTGGACATTACTGGCATGAAAGGTTGTCGCGAAGAATTATTGAGCGTGACAGTGTATTGTTTCAAGGAATCGTGGATCACGTTGGGGAGTTGAACAAAGTTGTCAAAAAAAATGTGGCAAAGGCGGTGGTCTCGCATAGTCGCTACAGCCTATTCAACTTAGCGCTCGAAAAGCTAAATCCGCCTCTGCAAAACGCTTCTGGTTATGCGGTGAGATCGCTCAAAACTCCAGTTCCGGTTAAACGAAGAGAAAGTGAAACAACGTCAGCCATTGCTAACAATGATGCTACTTTAGTTCTGATGAAGGGAGACGCTTTTGCACAATCCATAGTTCCCTCTAAAGCAGCTTCGTCGAAATCAGTTGATTGTAGAATATACAATGCAACCAAACTCGCCAGTCCAAACTGCAGGCCATTGAGCCTGGATCGTGACAGCAGGATAAACATATACAAAGAAATAGGCGAAGAAATTGAAGGTATGTCTTCACCGGTATTAGCTGGCGATACCTTACAGGCTGTATTCGACGTCTTCATCGCGGATGACACTCAAAGCCACCAACACGCGTCAACTATTTCAGAGCTTATAGGGGAGCAACTCGGTTTGTATCTAGAGTTGGATGAACAGATCGATCGATTTAGGACAGCACAGAGCGCATTGCGGAAGAGCCTTAGCGAATCACGAAAACTAGAACGACAGCGCAGAAGAGCACTAGAAGATCTCGCCCATCAACTGAAAAACCCACTTGAGCAAGCGAAACGCAAGTCTGAGTTCATCGTAGACACGAGTTCTTCACCATCAACGAGTTCGTTAGAAATGCGTGGTTTATGTAGACGTGCCTGGAGGGTTGCTAACGGCATGCGTTTCTTGGCAGAGTTGCAAGATCGTAAGTCTATAACCACGACTAAACAGTCGCCCGACCCAGATGTGGTATACCGGCTGATTTGCACATTGCTTGAAGACGCTGAGTTGCTGAGTGAGTCGTACATGAATATCAGTTATCGAGTAGATCCTGGCGGCTTTAACTATGAAGTATTTGGGGGCGTAGAAATGGATATGGCTCTTCTTGAACAAGCTCTTATTAATGTAATCGACAATGCTTACAAATATTCATTTCAAGACACTACAATTAAGGTAAGAGCGTCTCGAACCCGCAGCAGCAGATTGGCTCTTTCAATATCCAGCACTGGTCTATCACTAAGCGGTCAAGAAATAGCTCTATGTAAGCAAAGAGAATGGCGCAGTGAAGATGCGGAAAATGTGACAAGCGAAGGATCTGGAATAGGATTGTGGGTAGTGGATGAGATAATGGTTGCTCATGGTGGGCATCTAGAGATCGTGCCGACTGACAGCAGTCATAGGACTGACGTCAAGCTCATATTCTGA